In the genome of Bombus affinis isolate iyBomAffi1 chromosome 7, iyBomAffi1.2, whole genome shotgun sequence, one region contains:
- the LOC126918798 gene encoding protein sarah, with product MEKKHGSNIVEEEELEESENIIINEVDGLPNLHPNYQQLELEFDVEKNRSDTNTRTIEDLVHDEDLPTSVIVTNVDPRVFKDDELKQEIQNLFKQFGEDATFQYFRSFRRMRVNYSSPSAAANARIQLHQAHFGETDINCYFAQPVTPIDVEDQHLHPPALTKQFLISPPASPPIGWQPREEGEPLVNHDLLAAIANLSAGGSHELHPGGSGQPGIVVHVCETTNPMKNVPRIQHTRCPEHS from the exons ATGGAGAAGAAACATGGCTCTAATATAGTGGAAGAGGAAGAATTAgaagaatctgaaaatataattataaatgaagTTGATGGATTACCAAATTTACATCCTAATTATCAACAATTGGAGTTAGAATTTGATGTAGAAAAAAATCGTTCTGATACAAATACAAGGACTATTGAAGATTTAGTACATGATGAAGATTTACCAACATCAGTTATTGTAACTAATGTAGATCCCAGAGTTTTTAAAGATGATGAATTAAAG CAAGAAATACAGAATCTCTTCAAACAGTTTGGGGAAGATGCtacatttcaatattttagatcaTTTAGAAGAATGAGAGTGAATTATAGTTCTCCAAGTGCAGCAGCAAATGCCAGAATACAATTACATCAAGCTCATTTTGGTGAGACAGATATCAACTGTTATTTTGCACAACCTGTTACTCCAATAG aTGTAGAAGATCAACACCTTCACCCACCAGCATTAACAAAACAGTTCCTAATTTCACCACCTGCTTCACCACCTATTGGATGGCAGCCTAGAGAGGAAGGCGAACCTTTAGTTAATCATGACTTATTGGCAGCTATAGCAAATTTATCTGCAG GAGGCAGTCATGAATTACATCCTGGTGGTTCAGGACAACCTGGCATAGTTGTACATGTTTGTGAAACAACAAATCCTATGAAAAATGTTCCACGTATTCAACATACACGTTGTCCAGAACATTCATAA
- the LOC126918794 gene encoding cullin-5 isoform X1 — protein sequence MSKLYAKVPMDKNQFIFEDKWPCMRPTILKLLKQEPVTQAEWQDLFFLVHAVCVWNDKGALKLLDALKANIMDFIKQAQQRVLAHQEEQALLKAYIVEWRKFFAQCNYLPTPFRQLETSLAGKAPSSVQKKSQPDDIVRKLMLDSWNQSIFGEIKQKLQDSAMRLVRAERNGEAFDSQLVIGVRESYVNLCSNAIDKLQIYRENFEAAYIEATEAFYWVKAPEQLSLHGVENYMRYADAKLQEEELRAQKYLEPNSASVQLLTDCCVRVLVATFKPAILAECPRMIQHRQTDKLRLMLKLMDRVPEGVGPMLRNLEEHIASAGLADMMAAVDVITQDSEKYVERLLDLFRRFSILVKEAFDDDPRFLTARDKAYKLVVNDATVFRLELPARQCSGIGTTILNNKPNNNNNGQPESKCPELLANYCDMLLRKTPLSKKLTSDEIESKLKDVLLVLKYVQNKDVFMRYHKAHLTRRLILDTSADSEKEENMVEWLREVGMPADYVNKLARMFQDIKVSQDLNQQFKEQCRAAIADSINIKILNAGAWARGSERVTVSLPLQLEDYIPEVEEFYKKKHSGRKLQWYHHMSNGTITFSNQVGRFDVDVTTFQMAVLFAWNQRPFEKISYENLRLATELPDPELRRTLWSLCAFPKLKRQLLLVEPHAHSPKDFANDTRFWVNQEFAIVKNGKLQKRGKINLIGRLQLSTERSKEEDNQSIVQLRILRVQEAIIKILKMRKKISNAQLQTELVDILKNMFLPSKKMIKEQIEWLIEHKYIRRHDDDINTFVYMA from the exons ATGTCAAAACTTTATGCGAAGGTGCCGATG GATAAAAATCAGTTTATATTTGAAGATAAATGGCCATGTATGAGACCAACTATTTTGAAATTACTCAAACAAGAACCTGTTACTCAAGCAGAATGGCAAGATTTATTCTTCTTAGTTCATGCAGTATGTGTATGGAATGACAAAGGTGCTCTTAAATTATTAGATGCGCTCAAAGCAAACATAATGGATTTTATAAAACAAGCTCAGCAG AGAGTTTTAGCACACCAAGAAGAGCAAGCTTTATTGAAAGCATATATAGTTGAATGGAGAAAATTTTTTGCACAATGTAATTATTTGCCAACACCATTTAGACAATTAGAAACATCTCTTGCTGGAAAGGCACCATCCAGTGTTCAAAAAAAAAGTCAACCTGATGATATTGTTAGAAAA CTAATGTTGGATAGTTGGAATCAAAGTATATTTggagaaataaaacaaaaactTCAAGATTCAGCTATGAGACTTGTTCGTGCTGAAAGAAATGGTGAAGCCTTTGATTCACAACTCGTTATTGGTGTTAGAGAATCTTATG TAAATTTATGTTCAAATGCAATTGATAAGCTTCAAATCTATAGAGAGAATTTTGAAGCAGCATATATAGAAGCAACAGAAGCATTCTACTGGGTTAAAGCACCTGAACAGCTATCATTACATGGTGTAGAAAATTATATGCGTTATGCTGATGCAAAGTTACAAGAAGAAGAACTTCGTGCCCAAAAATACCTAGAACCAAACAGTGCTAGTGTACAACTTTTAACTGATTGTTGCGTACGTGTATTAGTAGCAACTTTTAAGCCAGCCATATTAGCAGAATGTCCGCGAATGATTCAGCATCGTCAAACAGATA AACTTAGGTTAATGCTAAAACTAATGGATAGAGTTCCTGAAGGAGTTGGTCCAATGTTAAGAAATTTAGAAGAACATATAGCAAGTGCAGGTTTAGCTGATATGATGGCAGCTGTGGATGTTATTACTCAAGATTCTGAAAAATACGTTGAAAGATTATTAGATCTTTTTCGTCGGTTTTCAATTCTTGTTAAAGAAGCATTTGATGATGATCCTCGATTTCTAACTGCTCGAGATAAAGCTTACAAACTTGTCGTAAATGATGCGACGGTATTCAGATTAGAATTACCTGCACGTCAGTGTTCTGGTATTGGTACAacgattttaaataataaacccaacaacaataataatggACAGCCAGAATCAAAGTGTCCAGAACTTCTAGCTAATTACTGTGATATGTTACTTAGGAAAACACCACTCAGTAAAAAATTAACTTCTGATGAAATTGAAAGCAAACTAAAAGATGTA ttaTTAGTGCTAAAATATGTTCAAAATAAGGATGTATTTATGCGCTATCATAAAGCTCATTTAACAAGGCGTTTAATATTAGATACATCCGCTGATTCTGAGAAAGAGGAAAATATGGTAGAATGGCTTCGTGAAGTCGGAATGCCTGCTGATTACGTTAATAAATTAGCACGAATGTTTCAAGACATTAAAGTGTCACAAGATCTAAATCAACAATTTAAAGAGCAATGTAGAGCTGCTATTGCAGATAGTATTAACATTAAG ATATTAAATGCAGGTGCTTGGGCTAGAGGTAGTGAACGTGTCACCGTAAGTTTACCACTGCAACTAGAAGATTATATTCCTGAAGTggaagaattttataaaaaaaaacacagtGGAAGAAAATTACAGTGGTACCATCATATGTCTAATGGCACG ATAACATTTTCTAACCAAGTGGGACGCTTTGATGTGGATGTAACAACATTTCAAATGGCAGTTTTATTTGCTTGGAATCAGCGGCCGTTTGAAAAGATATCATATGAAAATTTGCGATTGGCAACAGAACTTCCTGATCCGGAACTCAGACGAACTTTATGGTCTTTGTGTGCCTTTCCAAAACTCAAACGTCAACTTCTTCTAGTTGAACCACATGCGCATAGTCCCAAAGATTTTGCAAATGATACACGATTTTGGGTGAATCAAGAATTCGCTATAGT GAAAAATGGTAAACTGCAAAAACGaggtaaaattaatttaataggaAGACTTCAATTATCAACTGAACGAAGTAAAGAAGAAGACAACCAATCCATTGTACAACTTAGAATACTAAGAGTTCAG GAAGCAATCATCAAGATTTTAAAGATGCGTAAAAAAATCAGTAATGCTCAGTTACAAACCGAATTAGTTGATATATTAAAGAACATGTTTCTGCCAAGtaaaaagatgataaaagaACAAATTGAGTGGCTTATTGAGCATAAATATATACGTAGACACGACGATGACATTAACACCTTTGTGTATATGGCATAG
- the LOC126918794 gene encoding cullin-5 isoform X2: protein MDKNQFIFEDKWPCMRPTILKLLKQEPVTQAEWQDLFFLVHAVCVWNDKGALKLLDALKANIMDFIKQAQQRVLAHQEEQALLKAYIVEWRKFFAQCNYLPTPFRQLETSLAGKAPSSVQKKSQPDDIVRKLMLDSWNQSIFGEIKQKLQDSAMRLVRAERNGEAFDSQLVIGVRESYVNLCSNAIDKLQIYRENFEAAYIEATEAFYWVKAPEQLSLHGVENYMRYADAKLQEEELRAQKYLEPNSASVQLLTDCCVRVLVATFKPAILAECPRMIQHRQTDKLRLMLKLMDRVPEGVGPMLRNLEEHIASAGLADMMAAVDVITQDSEKYVERLLDLFRRFSILVKEAFDDDPRFLTARDKAYKLVVNDATVFRLELPARQCSGIGTTILNNKPNNNNNGQPESKCPELLANYCDMLLRKTPLSKKLTSDEIESKLKDVLLVLKYVQNKDVFMRYHKAHLTRRLILDTSADSEKEENMVEWLREVGMPADYVNKLARMFQDIKVSQDLNQQFKEQCRAAIADSINIKILNAGAWARGSERVTVSLPLQLEDYIPEVEEFYKKKHSGRKLQWYHHMSNGTITFSNQVGRFDVDVTTFQMAVLFAWNQRPFEKISYENLRLATELPDPELRRTLWSLCAFPKLKRQLLLVEPHAHSPKDFANDTRFWVNQEFAIVKNGKLQKRGKINLIGRLQLSTERSKEEDNQSIVQLRILRVQEAIIKILKMRKKISNAQLQTELVDILKNMFLPSKKMIKEQIEWLIEHKYIRRHDDDINTFVYMA, encoded by the exons atg GATAAAAATCAGTTTATATTTGAAGATAAATGGCCATGTATGAGACCAACTATTTTGAAATTACTCAAACAAGAACCTGTTACTCAAGCAGAATGGCAAGATTTATTCTTCTTAGTTCATGCAGTATGTGTATGGAATGACAAAGGTGCTCTTAAATTATTAGATGCGCTCAAAGCAAACATAATGGATTTTATAAAACAAGCTCAGCAG AGAGTTTTAGCACACCAAGAAGAGCAAGCTTTATTGAAAGCATATATAGTTGAATGGAGAAAATTTTTTGCACAATGTAATTATTTGCCAACACCATTTAGACAATTAGAAACATCTCTTGCTGGAAAGGCACCATCCAGTGTTCAAAAAAAAAGTCAACCTGATGATATTGTTAGAAAA CTAATGTTGGATAGTTGGAATCAAAGTATATTTggagaaataaaacaaaaactTCAAGATTCAGCTATGAGACTTGTTCGTGCTGAAAGAAATGGTGAAGCCTTTGATTCACAACTCGTTATTGGTGTTAGAGAATCTTATG TAAATTTATGTTCAAATGCAATTGATAAGCTTCAAATCTATAGAGAGAATTTTGAAGCAGCATATATAGAAGCAACAGAAGCATTCTACTGGGTTAAAGCACCTGAACAGCTATCATTACATGGTGTAGAAAATTATATGCGTTATGCTGATGCAAAGTTACAAGAAGAAGAACTTCGTGCCCAAAAATACCTAGAACCAAACAGTGCTAGTGTACAACTTTTAACTGATTGTTGCGTACGTGTATTAGTAGCAACTTTTAAGCCAGCCATATTAGCAGAATGTCCGCGAATGATTCAGCATCGTCAAACAGATA AACTTAGGTTAATGCTAAAACTAATGGATAGAGTTCCTGAAGGAGTTGGTCCAATGTTAAGAAATTTAGAAGAACATATAGCAAGTGCAGGTTTAGCTGATATGATGGCAGCTGTGGATGTTATTACTCAAGATTCTGAAAAATACGTTGAAAGATTATTAGATCTTTTTCGTCGGTTTTCAATTCTTGTTAAAGAAGCATTTGATGATGATCCTCGATTTCTAACTGCTCGAGATAAAGCTTACAAACTTGTCGTAAATGATGCGACGGTATTCAGATTAGAATTACCTGCACGTCAGTGTTCTGGTATTGGTACAacgattttaaataataaacccaacaacaataataatggACAGCCAGAATCAAAGTGTCCAGAACTTCTAGCTAATTACTGTGATATGTTACTTAGGAAAACACCACTCAGTAAAAAATTAACTTCTGATGAAATTGAAAGCAAACTAAAAGATGTA ttaTTAGTGCTAAAATATGTTCAAAATAAGGATGTATTTATGCGCTATCATAAAGCTCATTTAACAAGGCGTTTAATATTAGATACATCCGCTGATTCTGAGAAAGAGGAAAATATGGTAGAATGGCTTCGTGAAGTCGGAATGCCTGCTGATTACGTTAATAAATTAGCACGAATGTTTCAAGACATTAAAGTGTCACAAGATCTAAATCAACAATTTAAAGAGCAATGTAGAGCTGCTATTGCAGATAGTATTAACATTAAG ATATTAAATGCAGGTGCTTGGGCTAGAGGTAGTGAACGTGTCACCGTAAGTTTACCACTGCAACTAGAAGATTATATTCCTGAAGTggaagaattttataaaaaaaaacacagtGGAAGAAAATTACAGTGGTACCATCATATGTCTAATGGCACG ATAACATTTTCTAACCAAGTGGGACGCTTTGATGTGGATGTAACAACATTTCAAATGGCAGTTTTATTTGCTTGGAATCAGCGGCCGTTTGAAAAGATATCATATGAAAATTTGCGATTGGCAACAGAACTTCCTGATCCGGAACTCAGACGAACTTTATGGTCTTTGTGTGCCTTTCCAAAACTCAAACGTCAACTTCTTCTAGTTGAACCACATGCGCATAGTCCCAAAGATTTTGCAAATGATACACGATTTTGGGTGAATCAAGAATTCGCTATAGT GAAAAATGGTAAACTGCAAAAACGaggtaaaattaatttaataggaAGACTTCAATTATCAACTGAACGAAGTAAAGAAGAAGACAACCAATCCATTGTACAACTTAGAATACTAAGAGTTCAG GAAGCAATCATCAAGATTTTAAAGATGCGTAAAAAAATCAGTAATGCTCAGTTACAAACCGAATTAGTTGATATATTAAAGAACATGTTTCTGCCAAGtaaaaagatgataaaagaACAAATTGAGTGGCTTATTGAGCATAAATATATACGTAGACACGACGATGACATTAACACCTTTGTGTATATGGCATAG
- the LOC126918674 gene encoding ero1-like protein isoform X1: MKCETSENMFGILILFVMFLPSIVHSNYFGTNNEKNDQCFCKVLFSLFSRYSTFFIKSKHNLQSNLSTLTYLKGSIDDCSCNVDTVDYFNNMKIYPRVQSLLVRDYFRFYKVNLKQECPFWADDSKCAIRYCHVQPCQEEDIPDGLKGDMLKNSHFNESPADKYKASTQYDDCLHRTKDHNKELGYLNTTISSENYKDFELWKQYDDAQDNFCVKESSPGEYVDLLLNPERYTGYKGQSAHRIWRSIYKENCFRPENSPHNFIQSSKINGMCLEKRVFYRVISGLHTSINIHLCSKYLLSPKDNLEIVPGGRWGPNLQEFQKRFSPEETGGEGPNWLKNLYFTYLLELRALAKAAPYLEREEYYTGNKAQDKDTRLAMNDILNVVKSFPDHFNESVMFTGGAEAQLLKEQFRQHFRNISRIMDCVGCDKCKLWGKLQTHGLGTALKILFSGKFDRWESTLNNFNRKKFFLERSEIVALINAIGRLSESIFELDKFRQMMR, translated from the exons ATGAAGTGCGAAACCAGTGAAAATATGTTCggcatattaatattatttgtgATGTTTTTACCTTCTATTGTACATTCCAATTATTTTGGAACGAACAATGAAAAGAATGATCAATGTTTCTGTAAGGTACTATTCTCGTTGTTTTCTCGTTATTCAACTTTTTTCATAAAAAGTAAACATAACCTACAATCAAATCTGTCAACTTTAACATAT TTGAAGGGATCAATTGATGACTGCAGTTGTAATGTGGATACAGTGGATTACTTTAATAACATGAAAATTTATCCAAGAGTTCAGAGTCTTCTAGTCAGAGATTATTTTCGCTTTTATAAAGTAAATTTAAAACAAGAATGCCCTTTCTGGGCTGATGATAGTAAATGTGCTATAAGATACTGTCATGTACAACCTTGTCAGGAA GAAGACATTCCAGATGGTTTAAAAGGAGATATGTTAAAGAACAGTCATTTTAATGAAAGTCCTGCGGATAAATATAAAGCTTCAACACAATATGATGATTGCTTACATAGGACTAAAGATCATAATAAAGAACTGGGCTATTTAAACACAACAATTag TTCAGAGAACTACAAAGATTTTGAATTATGGAAACAATATGATGATGCTCAAGATAATTTTTGTGTGAAGGAGTCTAGTCCTGGAGAATATGTGGACCTTTTGCTAAATCCTGAAAGATATACAGGTTATAAAGGACAGAGTGCACATAGGATATGGCGCAGTATTTATAAGGAAAATTGTTTTAG ACCTGAAAATTCACCACATAATTTTATTCAATCTTCAAAAATAAATG GGATGTGTCTGGAAAAAAGGGTATTCTACCGTGTTATATCAGGGCTTCATACTAGTATTAATATTCATTTGTGTTCAAAATACTTGTTGTCACCAAAAGACAATTTAGAGATAGTGCCTGGTGGCCGATGGGGCCCTAATTTGCAAGAGTTTCAAAAAAGATTTTCACCAGAGGAAACAGGAGGTGAAGGTCCAAATtggttaaaaaatttatattttacttatCTGCTTGAATTAAGAGCTTTGGCAAAAGCTGCACCATATTTGGAAAGAGAAGAATATTACACTGGTAACAAAGCACAAGATAAAGACACCCGTTTGGCAatgaatgatattttaaatgttgttaa ATCATTTCCTGATCATTTTAATGAAAGTGTTATGTTTACTGGTGGAGCTGAGGCTCAGTTATTGAAGGAACAATTTAGACAACATTTTAGGAATATATCTCGTATTATGGACTGTGTAGGGTGTGATAAGTGTAAACTTTGGGGAAAACTTCAAACGCATGGTTTGGGCACAGCATTAAAAATTCTATTCTCAGGAAAATTCGACAGATGGGAATCaacattaaataattttaatagaaagAAATTCTTCTTAGAAAGAAGCGAAATTGTTGCACTTATAAACGCTATTGGAAG ATTATCAGAAAGTATCTTCGAGTTGGATAAATTTAGACAAATGATGAGATAG
- the LOC126918674 gene encoding ero1-like protein isoform X2 has translation MKCETSENMFGILILFVMFLPSIVHSNYFGTNNEKNDQCFCKLKGSIDDCSCNVDTVDYFNNMKIYPRVQSLLVRDYFRFYKVNLKQECPFWADDSKCAIRYCHVQPCQEEDIPDGLKGDMLKNSHFNESPADKYKASTQYDDCLHRTKDHNKELGYLNTTISSENYKDFELWKQYDDAQDNFCVKESSPGEYVDLLLNPERYTGYKGQSAHRIWRSIYKENCFRPENSPHNFIQSSKINGMCLEKRVFYRVISGLHTSINIHLCSKYLLSPKDNLEIVPGGRWGPNLQEFQKRFSPEETGGEGPNWLKNLYFTYLLELRALAKAAPYLEREEYYTGNKAQDKDTRLAMNDILNVVKSFPDHFNESVMFTGGAEAQLLKEQFRQHFRNISRIMDCVGCDKCKLWGKLQTHGLGTALKILFSGKFDRWESTLNNFNRKKFFLERSEIVALINAIGRLSESIFELDKFRQMMR, from the exons ATGAAGTGCGAAACCAGTGAAAATATGTTCggcatattaatattatttgtgATGTTTTTACCTTCTATTGTACATTCCAATTATTTTGGAACGAACAATGAAAAGAATGATCAATGTTTCTGTAAG TTGAAGGGATCAATTGATGACTGCAGTTGTAATGTGGATACAGTGGATTACTTTAATAACATGAAAATTTATCCAAGAGTTCAGAGTCTTCTAGTCAGAGATTATTTTCGCTTTTATAAAGTAAATTTAAAACAAGAATGCCCTTTCTGGGCTGATGATAGTAAATGTGCTATAAGATACTGTCATGTACAACCTTGTCAGGAA GAAGACATTCCAGATGGTTTAAAAGGAGATATGTTAAAGAACAGTCATTTTAATGAAAGTCCTGCGGATAAATATAAAGCTTCAACACAATATGATGATTGCTTACATAGGACTAAAGATCATAATAAAGAACTGGGCTATTTAAACACAACAATTag TTCAGAGAACTACAAAGATTTTGAATTATGGAAACAATATGATGATGCTCAAGATAATTTTTGTGTGAAGGAGTCTAGTCCTGGAGAATATGTGGACCTTTTGCTAAATCCTGAAAGATATACAGGTTATAAAGGACAGAGTGCACATAGGATATGGCGCAGTATTTATAAGGAAAATTGTTTTAG ACCTGAAAATTCACCACATAATTTTATTCAATCTTCAAAAATAAATG GGATGTGTCTGGAAAAAAGGGTATTCTACCGTGTTATATCAGGGCTTCATACTAGTATTAATATTCATTTGTGTTCAAAATACTTGTTGTCACCAAAAGACAATTTAGAGATAGTGCCTGGTGGCCGATGGGGCCCTAATTTGCAAGAGTTTCAAAAAAGATTTTCACCAGAGGAAACAGGAGGTGAAGGTCCAAATtggttaaaaaatttatattttacttatCTGCTTGAATTAAGAGCTTTGGCAAAAGCTGCACCATATTTGGAAAGAGAAGAATATTACACTGGTAACAAAGCACAAGATAAAGACACCCGTTTGGCAatgaatgatattttaaatgttgttaa ATCATTTCCTGATCATTTTAATGAAAGTGTTATGTTTACTGGTGGAGCTGAGGCTCAGTTATTGAAGGAACAATTTAGACAACATTTTAGGAATATATCTCGTATTATGGACTGTGTAGGGTGTGATAAGTGTAAACTTTGGGGAAAACTTCAAACGCATGGTTTGGGCACAGCATTAAAAATTCTATTCTCAGGAAAATTCGACAGATGGGAATCaacattaaataattttaatagaaagAAATTCTTCTTAGAAAGAAGCGAAATTGTTGCACTTATAAACGCTATTGGAAG ATTATCAGAAAGTATCTTCGAGTTGGATAAATTTAGACAAATGATGAGATAG
- the LOC126918674 gene encoding ero1-like protein isoform X3: protein MKIYPRVQSLLVRDYFRFYKVNLKQECPFWADDSKCAIRYCHVQPCQEEDIPDGLKGDMLKNSHFNESPADKYKASTQYDDCLHRTKDHNKELGYLNTTISSENYKDFELWKQYDDAQDNFCVKESSPGEYVDLLLNPERYTGYKGQSAHRIWRSIYKENCFRPENSPHNFIQSSKINGMCLEKRVFYRVISGLHTSINIHLCSKYLLSPKDNLEIVPGGRWGPNLQEFQKRFSPEETGGEGPNWLKNLYFTYLLELRALAKAAPYLEREEYYTGNKAQDKDTRLAMNDILNVVKSFPDHFNESVMFTGGAEAQLLKEQFRQHFRNISRIMDCVGCDKCKLWGKLQTHGLGTALKILFSGKFDRWESTLNNFNRKKFFLERSEIVALINAIGRLSESIFELDKFRQMMR from the exons ATGAAAATTTATCCAAGAGTTCAGAGTCTTCTAGTCAGAGATTATTTTCGCTTTTATAAAGTAAATTTAAAACAAGAATGCCCTTTCTGGGCTGATGATAGTAAATGTGCTATAAGATACTGTCATGTACAACCTTGTCAGGAA GAAGACATTCCAGATGGTTTAAAAGGAGATATGTTAAAGAACAGTCATTTTAATGAAAGTCCTGCGGATAAATATAAAGCTTCAACACAATATGATGATTGCTTACATAGGACTAAAGATCATAATAAAGAACTGGGCTATTTAAACACAACAATTag TTCAGAGAACTACAAAGATTTTGAATTATGGAAACAATATGATGATGCTCAAGATAATTTTTGTGTGAAGGAGTCTAGTCCTGGAGAATATGTGGACCTTTTGCTAAATCCTGAAAGATATACAGGTTATAAAGGACAGAGTGCACATAGGATATGGCGCAGTATTTATAAGGAAAATTGTTTTAG ACCTGAAAATTCACCACATAATTTTATTCAATCTTCAAAAATAAATG GGATGTGTCTGGAAAAAAGGGTATTCTACCGTGTTATATCAGGGCTTCATACTAGTATTAATATTCATTTGTGTTCAAAATACTTGTTGTCACCAAAAGACAATTTAGAGATAGTGCCTGGTGGCCGATGGGGCCCTAATTTGCAAGAGTTTCAAAAAAGATTTTCACCAGAGGAAACAGGAGGTGAAGGTCCAAATtggttaaaaaatttatattttacttatCTGCTTGAATTAAGAGCTTTGGCAAAAGCTGCACCATATTTGGAAAGAGAAGAATATTACACTGGTAACAAAGCACAAGATAAAGACACCCGTTTGGCAatgaatgatattttaaatgttgttaa ATCATTTCCTGATCATTTTAATGAAAGTGTTATGTTTACTGGTGGAGCTGAGGCTCAGTTATTGAAGGAACAATTTAGACAACATTTTAGGAATATATCTCGTATTATGGACTGTGTAGGGTGTGATAAGTGTAAACTTTGGGGAAAACTTCAAACGCATGGTTTGGGCACAGCATTAAAAATTCTATTCTCAGGAAAATTCGACAGATGGGAATCaacattaaataattttaatagaaagAAATTCTTCTTAGAAAGAAGCGAAATTGTTGCACTTATAAACGCTATTGGAAG ATTATCAGAAAGTATCTTCGAGTTGGATAAATTTAGACAAATGATGAGATAG
- the LOC126918678 gene encoding D-aspartate oxidase — MRVAVVGAGVIGMTSAFAVKSSFPQFEVQIFSDKFSPATTGDGSAGLWSPYLLGNTPYDKISQWSEITYRWLENFWKAGLASEIGLSLIPIYRVTSNPDGFSDLAWTKVVYGAYELNASELEKLNAEWNANYKHGWMFLTYTCEPVKLLPWLMKRFLQIGGKLRNRKIHTFNELIDDGYDLIINCSGLGAYKLVGDNAVKSIRGQVARVTASWVMHGLLVDDDDGNYIIPNIDSVVLGGTHQENDFDCTPRKEDSEFIYNGCVRILPALKGAEITKEWVGLRPGRYQVRIEAEVCRSSQGRQVTVIHNYGHGGSGVTLCWGCALDVVNIVENMTSLKSNL; from the exons ATGCGCGTGGCAGTGGTGGGCGCCGGTGTGATCGGCATGACAAGTGCGTTCGCGGTGAAAAGCAGTTTTCCACAGTTCGAGGTGCAGATATTTTCGGATAAATTTTCACCAGCTACTACCGGCGACGGAAGTGCCGGTTTATGGAGTCCTTATCTTCTCGGAAACACTCCTTATGACAAAATATC ACAATGGAGTGAAATCACGTATCGATGGTTGGAAAACTTTTGGAAAGCAGGCTTGGCTTCTGAAATAGGACTCTCCTTGATACCGATATACCGCGTTACCAGTAATCCCGATGGTTTCTCCGATTTAGCCTGGACGAAAGTGGTGTACGGTGCGTACGAACTAAATGCCAGTGAATTGGAGAAACTAAACGCAGAGTGGAATGCCAATTATAA ACACGGATGGATGTTCCTGACATATACGTGCGAGCCAGTTAAATTGTTGCCTTGGTTAATGAAACGATTCCTCCAAATAGGCGGAAAACTACGAAACAGGAAAATTCACACGTTCAACGAACTAATCGACGATGGATACGATTTAATAATAAACTGTAGCGGCCTCGGTGCATATAAACTCGTGGGTGATAACGCCGTTAAGTCTATCAGAGGTCAAGTTGCTAGG GTGACGGCATCCTGGGTAATGCACGGGTTATTGGTAGACGACGACGATGGGAATTACATAATACCGAA CATCGACAGCGTAGTGTTGGGTGGTACGCACCAAGAGAACGATTTCGACTGCACACCACGAAAAGAAGACTCAGAATTCATTTATAACGGATGTGTGCGCATTTTACCTGCTCTGAAA GGAGCTGAAATAACGAAGGAGTGGGTTGGTCTGAGACCTGGAAGGTACCAAGTTCGTATTGAAGCTGAGGTTTGCAGGTCTTCTCAAGGCAGACAAGTTACG GTAATACACAATTACGGACACGGAGGTAGTGGCGTGACGTTATGCTGGGGTTGTGCTTTGGACGTCGTGAACATCGTAGAGAATATGACGAGTTTGAAATCGAATCTGTAA